Part of the Xiphophorus couchianus chromosome 19, X_couchianus-1.0, whole genome shotgun sequence genome is shown below.
tgaaaaatataaaatccgTATGCTTTTCTAAACCGCTTATCCTAAAATTATTACGAATTATACAGTTCGTTCATTATGTTTAAACAACTGAGGTACATCCACGAATTTAAACCTGCAGCTATCGTCGGGGGcgttttattttggaaagcaCGCCGGCGGAAGTGACTTTATGTTTGTGTTCGGGTTGAGATGTAGCAGCTAGTCACACATGGCACTTTTGTTCTTAAAGTTTTGTTCCACGGCTGATAAAAATGAGTGGTGGTTCAAATCAGAGAACTTTGTTCCAGACTTGGGGGGCTTCTGTGTCCCAGAACAAAGCGGTCCAATCGGGGAAGGATGCCCGAAAGGCTACTGGGGCGATCGGAACATCCTCCAGCAGAGCTCAGGTAGCTCCAACAAACCCTCCTCCTCATCAGCAAAAATCTCCATGGACAGTAATTGGTCAGAATAGCACACATACAGCAGTGAGACAAGAAGACATCATCCCTGAAGATGAAGATGACGATGACTTAATGGTGGTGGCTGTCTATGAAGCTGAAAGGAGCCTCCAGCTTGAGAAGAGTGACATTATACAAAATAACCATGCAACAGGACAAAGTGTTGCTCCCTTTAGTAGCCCAACCTGTAGGAAGATATATCCAGATCTCCCAGGTTTTGACAGCTCCTCAGCTGACGTGTGGATCTATCCCACCAACTATCCTATTAGAGACTATCAGCTGAAGATGTCAGAGGCTTCCCTGTTCCAGAACACACTGGTGTGTCTCCCTACTGGTTTAGGAAAAACCTTCATAGCCTCTGTGGTTATGTACAACTTCTACCGCTGGTATCCAGCAGGAAAGATTGTGTTCATGGCTCCCACCAAACCTCTGGTGGCCCAGCAGATCGAGGCCTGTTATAAAGTGATGGGAATCCCCCAGGACCACATGGCTGAGCTGACAGGtaacaaccaaaacacaccagGGATGCACCAATCtgcttttttcacttccgataccgatgcagatatctgaggtttagtatcagcCGATACTAAAAAACggtgctgaattgacttaaaacatttctcttttttttaaacacagacatagtTGGTTTATAACACAACTGATTATGGCTATTAATCAGCTTAATCacttattgaaataattattaactGGCGTATACAGACTCACtgaaaaaactacatttttcagagtagcaattaaaccaaaactgtataaaatatatatacattttgcatttaacataGGGATGCACagtccacttttttcacttcaaatACAGATATCTAAGGTTTAGTATCGActgacacagaaaaacaactgaaatgacttaagatgtttcttttttttaaacacagacataaatgtactgaattacaaatgtatttgataactctgcaccagtacaacacacttaaatacaccaaaagCTTCACAAGCTTGATCCAgcatctaataaaaacaaatttaatttgttcaatcAGTGCATTTAGGAgtataacagccaatgtaaaataaataaactatgattgatcaaaacaataacttaagaaataaactgcaataattgttttttcaaattgttcAGAAAGTACAATTAGGAATTCTATATATAacgtaaaaaataataaagcatgaagtcactcagagcacaaaggatagaattagactgaatagatctgcccttatggactGGACACATTGTCACGTTACccgatctagaatttttttcaataccAGGACTGATATAATAGGtctgggcatttattgtattatttatcgtgataaatttctaACTATGATAAGAATTTTCATTCATCGTTGCGACGATAAATTCTGATTAGTGATGtttaaaacccccaaaactgTCCAGACTGTTATTTTTAGCCACTGCTTATTCTATgagagtatcaataaatatcaatacatttaaaaataggattaaataCAATTACTGTTTGCAGTTTGGTGATACGAATCacacttttttatgtgactgaagtcctaaagaaaacatgttacaGATGAGTATGTTTTTACCTAAAGGAggagtaataaatagtttttattgctACCTTTATTGTTATCACTCTAGTACCCAAAAATAcagtgataaaactttaaatccatATTGTCCACCCTTatgatacagatattaatatccaGATGATGCCCATCATCTCTGTTTTAGCCCCTACTAACATGGTTGATATTTGTGGCTTTTGCAGGCAGCACGGCAGCGAAGCAGAGGCAGGAGGTGTGGAAGTCCAAACGCGTCTTCTTCCTCACCCCTCAGGTGATGGTGAACGATCTTTCTAGAGAAACCTGTCCTGCAAAGGAGATTAAGTGTGTGGTGATCGATGAAGCTCACAAGGCATTGGGTAACCATGCCTACTGTCAGGTAACCAGCTTTCAGATCTTTGAGGTGAAATCAAATAACTAATTAAATGACTGGTTTTATTTGGACGTATCAGAGTTAATGGGgctgaaaataaacactttattttctgGACCTTTGTTCCCTCACTCAGGTGATCAGACAGCTGAGCAGTCAGACGTTGCAGTTTCGCGTCCTGGCCCTCAGTGCCACTCCAGGAGGAGACACAAAGGTGACATCACCTCGTCTGTTTTGCTGTAACTAATGTGACTTGAATTTAAATCGCCACGGTAACCAATCTCTGACCCCTTGACACTTCGTGTCCTTTTTCCAGTCGGTTCAGTCCGTGATTTCCAATTTGCTGATTTCACACATCGAGCTGCGGTCAGAGGAGAGCCCGGACATCCAGGCTCATTCCCACCAGCGGAGTGTGGAGAAAGTGGTGGTTCCTCTGGGGGAGAAACTTTCAGGCCACCAGGCTCGCTACCTCCAGGTAGGAACACACACAACAGTTGATATATCTACTCTTCATCCTGAAGGACTCACCTAATTGATTCTAATTCAATGGATAAATATTAGAATATCACCCAAAAGTTAATTTCATTCAGTAATTCGATTCAAAATAATAACTCATGTATAGATTAATTACTAGCGGTGCACCAATTTATCAGCTGGCTgataattttgggagattggtgatcggcCGATAATTAGATGTGAAGTCGTTCTTATCCACTGGTCTTATCAACCTGGGCAAAGGTATAGGAATAAAAATCTACTGTGAGAGAGGGTTGACTGACAGATTGGCCCACCAAGTCAcatctgcatgtttgcagttaacaatagtcaccccactatTATCAAcacagtgactttcttgctacatttagcaacatttcgTACAAAaatcggccaaaatcagaatcggcaaGTCAGGCTTTTTTaagatcagccagaaaactgtaatTGGTCACAGTGTTCATCTTGATGATTATGCTCTACATCTAATTAAAACCCAAAATTAATTTTcccagaaaattagaatatgaaataagaacaataaaaatgatttttatgcagaaatatGGACTTCCTGAAAAGTTTATCCACTTGTTCAGGCTGCCGGTTGCATGAATTATTGAATCGGTGTAATGTTTCATGTGTGTTTGGGAAAATGAGAGACTCTTGACTCATTTTCCTCTTGACACCGCTTTATAGATCCAAAAACCCATAAACAACCGAATAtggcaaaaaaatctgatcttatGCTGACCGGATCAGAGCATTTGCTGGCGAATTTGTTTTGGCAAATTTTCTACAGGATAGatttttgcagataaaattTTACAGATTAATTTTTGCAGCTGACTTTTATCCTGATGAACATTTTGATagtaaatttaaagtaaaaaaaagcatatataaaaatgtaatcttatAAAGGTCATATTCCCATGagaatttattgattttataatTAGTTTGTGTGGTTGTCTGTGAAGACTGTTGGTTAAATAACTCCAGGTTTGATTTGGAATGCTGTGTAATGCACTGTAGTTCCGTTTTAGGTGTTTTGCTGCCACCTTCTGggtatttctattatttttttgtcttgaattgGCTGTGTGGTTCTTTCTGGGTCAGCTGAGATCAAACGGATTGATTTTTCTTGAAAGCATCCTCCTGTTTGACTCTGTGGTCAAGCTGTTAGTGCTGCCAGACTGCGTTTCGGGTTATTAAAGAAGccgacctgctgctgctccattCGTCTCGGCTCAGTGTCTgcgtgtgttgtttttgtaaatgtgcagaGAGACAGGATTTTCTGAAACATGACGCCTGCAATTTAAAGCTTACACCTAACTGAACTTtaagttatttcatttttctagtttgttttctttaattacaATCAGCCACTGGTTGACCACCTTTTGTCCTCTGCAGTTTGGCGTACAGTGAGCATTACTACAGCCAAGCAGACAGAATTTAACAACTGctgagaaaatcagaaaaatgagCCAGTCATGCAGGCAGGTGCttgttttgaatttttccaGCTACAGTTATCAGCTGATTTTAATCACCAGTGTTGATCTTGACTGCTTCTCTTCTCTCCACGTTGGTTTGAGACGGAGGGACTTTTTGTGAGTGAACATGTAGGTCAgaagtaatgttttatttattttaaggttgagaacaattttttttaaaaactgtaaacattttaacGGTTTTCCACACTTCTCTTTCactatagttttgtttttcctgcttaAGTTTTGTCAGATCTTTTGTAAGATGTTTCTATGGGATGCTGAAGGTCAGCAATAAGCACTAAATGGCATTTTTATGGAGAAATACTTTATTATGCAAAGCATCACCATGTTCTAAATGGATTAAGATCTGGAGAGTTTCTTGGACATAAATCAAACGTTTTAATAGTTTCATCTCTTTGCCTCCATGACATGATGCCCAGTTGTAgtggaaaaacataatttataacTAATTTGCTCCTTTGTTATTGGAGAATATTTTGATCCTAGTCCTTATTTATCACAGTGCTTTAGGGACAATTATCCCTTGGGAAGCCTCAGCGACTGCATTCACTTTTCCTTCATGTTTGAGTCTGAAGGGttagaaagtagaaaaaaaaggccatttcaGTCCTTTCTTGGAAAGATATTGCTCTTTTGCCAACCATCTTGATATttgatgttacattttaaagcagggtttgattgttttctgtatgtgatctaataaaaacaaaacacagctcAAACCAATGGATGTGTTTGATAAAAATTACACACATCCATTTTATCTATCCTGTGTTAATCAGCGTGATTATGTGGAGTTTGTGCATGCGGGTCATAGTTAAACTCcttatttaaattcagaaactGTTAATATTTAACACTACGACTAAATCCTGGAGCAAAGCTGCTTCGTACGGAGGTAGCGGTCAGACGCTAAGATTGCACATGTCAAAAGACGGGACACCAGCACATTTTATTGAACAGACAGAATACAGTAGCACTCATTTGTTGCGCTTGAACTTTCACAGTACATATTATTACCCCGTTGCAAAACACTACAGAAAAAAGAAGcgtgaaaacaaagcaatatcTAAACCCTCACAGGGGGGAAAAATCTGTATATTCAATGACTTTTATGCACATTAATGCTACTAtcatttgatttaaatgaattctTTGGATGTAGGTGCTCTGCAGTCTCAGCTCCACActaacacaaaatgttatttttgcacaacttttgatgcattttattagaACTGCACATTGTATTAAATTGCAGGACCATCTACACCAGGCGTTTTAACTCTGCTGGCCAATAATGTGTTTTGGATGAACATTATGTCTTTAATGCCTCTATGTAATACACAGCAGCTTTTAGAGTTGAAGCTCAGGGCGAGTTGTGATTAAAGAGGGTAGTGTCACTGAAATACAGTATTCCACAATAATACAGCACCgtcatgtttttctaatatcGTACAGCTCTACGTGTTATTAAATGAGCAAACTTAGTCCTGAATCTTTTTTCAATAGCTGCGTTTcaactaatgttgaaaaaacacaattttgcaattgcggtgaAATGGAGATAAAATCATacataagtaattaaaaaagatTTCACGCCATCATCCACCAACTTCGCCTGTCGTCTTCCTCTTCATGGTTTGTGCCAGAAGCGACATCTGGTTGTGActttgtgatgcaaaaaaaaatatgtttccattgcagttttgtgaaataaaccaattttaatTTGGCCAAAATACCACATTATTCTAGcaccaaaaaatatatttttttaaattggcatgtttccaaaacgcaaatttattttggaaatgtcaaattgtgtaATCATATcagagtttcccccagtgtattataagcctggggGTTCACCAGGTTTTATTTGCCCCTAATAAACATGcttttttataatgtattaGGATGAAACAGCTGaagtacagaaaaatatttttattttaatttaattgtatttttttagagactttatagttggtgttttaGGTGTTGTTAATGATATTTTCAAAGTTCCTGCcaactttaaacactttttagCCGCTGGCCCAGAAAACGTCcctagcaagttttctgggggaaaccctgcataTGGTTAATAGAAACGCAGCTTTAGACAGCCCCATTCTGGAGAAAAACCATCACACAGTGATCATTTATCAGGTCTACATCCAGTTTGATTTCGACAccctgcagaaacagaaacgcTTTCTTTAATCGGAGACAGAATATCAGAAACATcatcagattaaaaacattaaaatcagcttttgtaattacagcaaatatacTCAGGATTTCTGTTGCTTAATCATCTATTTAGCAGCAGTAGTGCTTACGATGCACTAGCGAACTCTAACACCGACGCAGAGTGGCCAGCAGAAATAGACAGCAGGTACTTAGAAATACTTGAGTTTGTGTGTAAACAAGTCTTGGAGCCGGAGGAATGCATTAATCTTGGATCACTAGCTGAAAGACGCTGTACAGAATCTGGTGCTGGTTTTGATTGTCATTTAGCAGATAGATCTGTTGGCATTTGGTTTGTTGAAGTGTGATACCCTGGAGCTCTACATTCATTTACAAACATGTcaccttctttctgtgcttagCTCAAATACCGCTTAGGCCACTAGCTTCAGTCTGGATAAAGTCTCCTGGATCGGATCTGATCAGGGCCTTGAACTTGCTTCACGCTCCCCAACCTACAGAAACCACCTTGTTGCTTTTAAGTCATCTAAGAAATATTGCACTTACTTCTGAGGGAAAGTATGCAGTGTGGTCAGCATCCCATTCACCTGTAAGacgtgttttattttattccagagGAACAGCAGCGTCCTCAACATGACTGAACATGATTATGGCTACACAACAAACTGTGCGTCCACTGGGAGCTGCTTCCTGTGCATTGACTGACCTAACCTCAGTGGATCACAAAGCGCTAACAGATGAAACTATCACACTTTACCAAAGAGGGCGCATCCAGCTAGAAGGAGAACAAACTGCTTCGTTTAGCATTGGTTGTGTTAATGGGTGCATGGCAGTGGTTAAGATCAGGTGAAATAAAGGTCGATCTAAAACGAAGGAAAgggaaagatttttttcttctctttttgtagtttttaactCAAAACCTGTCGGTTTTGAAATATGCTAGGCTGGTGGTTGTTTCAGGGGAAGGATGGTGGCTTAAACGGTCTGGAACCTGAGGCTGTAGCTGAGCTAGCTGTGGCAGTGTCAAGAGTTCATGAGGCTTGAGGTTCACAGGTAGGATGGTTCTGTCCGGTCAGCGTCGCTCCAGGAACCAGATTTCATTCTGACGGTTGCTGTGAGCCGGGTTGGTGTAGCCGGCCACGATGAACGAGTCGTTGACGCACACGGCAGGGGAGTCCAGCAGCTCCGCCATGGTGTTGATCTGGTTGATGATGGTCACTTCGTTGGTGGGACCAGTAAACGCCCTGGTGGACGGACAAAGAAAACATctcagggttttatttttattttcaagctgtccgcacatccttaaaaagtcttacattcaTGTATTggaaattaaggccttaaaagggtcttaaatttaataaaataacgTAAGTTGACCTTAAATACCGTAATCATGAATCTCACATTTTGTTGAGACAGGACTGTTTAATCTCACTCTTTGCTGTCAGGCGAAAGTTTATgtctgaaacgattaatcaattattgtaataatagtcaactaaattagtaatcgattaattgataaacaaacaaaaaaaagcctctTGGCTGAGATAATAAGACGTGATTAAGCCAGATAAGTACAAAAGTTTATATTCAAggtgaaaaactttttttccctgtaaatatattttccccACATCTCCTCTAGTGGCAGTTTTGGCTaatctggttcaaattcactTTAGGAAGGTTATTGTTgcaatgagaaaaatgtttattttcttattttagaaaagaaattgagttgcttatttgcatttttttaatattgtataaaataagattaagcggttaaataaaaacacaatatttgaTCTAATTTTTATCGGatcaatcgattaatcgtcagaagaattgatagattaattgatcacaaaaacattattaGTTGCAGCATTACAAAAGTTTGAGTCATGTGTCAACATCTTCACAGCATTCTGTGTTTAGAGGAGGTTTAGACTACCGGTAGCTGCAAATTTAGAATATTACCTGCTAGTCTGGCTAGCAAGCTAGATTATATTCTAGCAACCAATGTATTGGTAACTAGCTTACTTAGCAGTAGCTACTGCAACAATAGTTATTCTAGTAATATCAAGATACCAAGATATTCTACTCAGTTTACCAGCTAGCAGGAACATATAACAAACCCAAATTAATACCATGGAGCGACGAATGATGGCGACAGACAAAAATTACTGCCACTCGGGGAGAAACCCAACACACGGCATGTTATGGTGAcgaaagtttaaaatttttcaaCTGTCTTGTGTCGCATTGATAGCCCAGCTATGTGTACGAGCTAACAATTTCACATGCATAATGTCATTGGGCGGTTAGCTGGAAGAGGGCAAGCAATTGTTGCAAACCATAAgcacaaatttatttgtttttgccaattgctcacttctgttgcctACTTTTAACCATATGCATCCACTACATATAGTTTTTCAGCCTTAAATTTAATTGCAGATGGCATTAAAAAAGGTCTTGAATTTGATttgctgaaacctgcagctCCTATTCTCTACTAACCTTGTGTATACGGTAGCGGCTGGCCAGACTTCGATGACGATCTCGTTATCGTACGGTTGTGGCGGCTGGGCCTGATGCTCAATAGGAAGGTAGTACGCCACAGTGACATCCTGGGAGATCACCGAGTGGTTCTCATCTGTCCGCACTATTGTCACGATGGGCAACGTCATACCAAGGTAGTCTCCTAAATCAGACAGACATTGGAACAAGGCGCTTTTATTTCCATGATCCACTCTGATTGGTTATTAGAAAGTTAAATACGGTCATGTCTGTCATCTTGTGCATCACAATAAATAATGGAAAATCCTTTCCAAGTCAGATGCAGTGTTGCTTTTGGACTCACCTAAGGAGTTCTGCTGACAAATGTATCTCATTATTTTCATGAAACCGTAGCAGATGCTCTGTTCGTATGTGTCCTCATGCATAGTTATGCAAGCCCAGTGGCCCTTTTCATAGTGCCGTTTCTCATAGAGCTGCTCCCCACACTGAGAAGGAAAAGGCAGAAATGTAAACAGGAtccaagcaaatattttacaaataaaattaaacataaaaaaatgtgcaaaaaatttcaacattttaatgttttatttgttattattgaTATAGTTCTTTACTTTGAGAATTTATGTGCATTCGGTTACTGCCTTAATGTGCAGctgcatctcagtaaattagaatatcatcaaaaagtTAAACTCAGATTCACACagtaagaaatattttcaaaagtttacTCTTGGTCATTTACTCAAGCCCAAGTAAAACACTCTTGATGCCATCTCTATAGGTGCAGCCCATTTTCTAGATTTGTTGGTGTGACTTTTGTCTAAGGACcgcactttttccttccactcaacttcctGTTAAAATACTTGGATACAGTTTGAGTGTACCATCAGCTGTTGGCTGGATATTTGTCAAAGTAGAAGTCTTTTATATGAttttattacattcatttattttaaaaatctcctatttaattagttttttaataCATACagtaaaattaacagaaataaaagctttttatttcagaaatacacaacttttttatgttattcttAGTTATTGGGATGCATCTGTGTATTGCTTCATTTTAGTTCACATAAATTCACTTTGTCTTGAAACTAATTGGCTGTTTGACTAACCCAGGATTTGTTGCTGCCACATTACGACGGTTTTAAAAAACCCTCTAATAGTTTGCCACGCTTGGCCTTTGTTCAACCGGAGTCTCCAGCCAAGTTCTAATGAACTAATTAATTCAAGTTAAACCAATTAgcccttttttatttatagactACCCTAAGGAGTTTAAAGAGCTTGGGTGACTCAAAATGTCTGCACATGACTGGGGCGGAGCATTTTTATGTCCTGAGTATAAATGTGTGCATGTtatgaatatgaaataaaataaacgaaaatttaaaatatttgctttattatAGTTAAACTACAATTCCagtaaaattcatattttctttccattattaCTTTAATAGCTACATTGAGTTGCATGTAAATAGGGGTGGGCAATATGGAGTTaaagttttatcaatatatttgtGGTATTTGGtaatgataaaagtgacaatattaCTCTTCTTTTCAgtataacaaacaaaaatactcattgaaaaacattcccatttgtaatacatttcttttacgACTGCAGTCACATAAATAAGTGGGATTTGCatcactaagctgcacacagtaactgcattttaatcttattatcaaatttattgatactctcattgaacaaacagtacAATTTATAATTCCATCAGTAATTGGAATTTattatgacaacaataaatttatttatcatGATAATGATAAGAAAAAAGCTAGCATGatcattttttaataacatttaataatacaaactaaatgCTATTACACCTGGAAAAGctctattatttttatagttataGTGCCACATTTgggaaaaaagatttcaaacttAACTTTTTACTATAAATTCAGTGTATGTCTGCTGATGTTATGTTATGTTCAAATGTGTCATAGAATAATATGACAcacttaattttaaaatccaaataattaattgtttagtttgttaCTTTTGTAACGTTAAAATCAATAGCCACAACAACAAAAGTAGTATGCTAATGATATTAGCTTTATAGTAGCTTAGGAACAATAAAGCATCTGGTGTTGAGATGTTGGTATGGAGGGCCCCCAAGTGAACATCTGCTCAGGGTCACAAAaagccttgggccggccctggcaCTTGCAAGTAAAATCCTCAAACGTGTACAAAGATTGAACCTTAATTTTCTAGGTCCTGTTCCTATTACGCTTAGGTACTTCAAACTGGGTCACCAATATAATTTCTAGAATAACAGCATAAAAAGACCGGGTTACATAATTaaggaagattaaaaaaagatggatACCTTCTCTTTTCGCAGTAGGAGGGTGAATGGGATGTGCTCTCTTTGACTACGTCCTTGGTTGTCGCTACTTAGCTGCTGAATTGGTTCGGCCATTTCTGTTGagcagacaaaacagaaattgaTCAATTTTAAGGCCTATATAAAGCATTCAAACCTGgtcaattaaattcagtttaatccATGAACTAAttctcagttttttatttttttcatccagcGCAGCACATGTGGTCCTCCTGTTTCTAATCTGCGTGCAATGCCTTCGCCCCCTGCAGCTTCTTGGCTGGTAGTGTTTGCGTTTTGAGTGAGGTTCTGCCAGTAGGGCCGAGCGCATGCCTGGACGCTGCTGGGAGTAACATTCATTAGAGCCGACCCGGCCCAATGCCAGGAACAGGAACACACAGGCATTAGCAGCACAAGTCAGCGTCCGATTCTAACTGAACCAACTTAAATTCAGCCACAGGAGTTTAAACTTGCCTCCTTTTTTTCAGTCGTAGTTTAATCGGGTTTTGTTGGTCAATGCCGTGAAGGGCATCTGGGTCAAAGTGACCCATCGTGTTTAGAGAATCAATGATTCGACTGCAAACTAAGCTGCTGTAGAGAGTCATCAACTGAGAACCGATGTGtgtccattttaaaatatagttttatctggtacttttccacatttttccatcctccaaccacaaactgaaatatactttatttaattGTAGATTTTACTAGGccctgtcacaataataaattttaCCGGAAGATGAAATGTCCCAGatgttattgcgataaacgataatgcATTGCTGCAgaaatctatttgttttttgttctgtttggtttGGAGCACTGTGGTCATGTCAGGGCGATACAGTATCAGAACTCACTCTCATGGGAAACTACCGGCTGCATTTTAACGTTTATTTGGACGGTGTGAACTCTGTCATCATCAACTTTTATGACACTGATCCTCTCCGAGTTAGAAAATCCCTAACTCGGGTTTTGTTCTCGGTTGATGATGAAGGTCTGAGGGTAAAGGGAGAATTATGTTGCAGACCCTTCTACTGGGACCCAGTGGGCTCACTAACTGCATTTACAGATAGGTTAATAAAGCAAGAGTGGGCGCCATGTTTGTGGTAAAGCTTCAGGCCCAGTCCACACACAGATTAatacaacaaatacatttttatgcactttGGCCTTTTATCCACACAGAAACTCGGTTTAATATCACTAAAAATGGTTACAAAAACTCAGACcaaagtggagatttgagaaaatgtttgcgTGTGTACATCTGTTGCATTCCAGACTGCTACAAATAATGTGGCAATCTATCCACCTACTTCct
Proteins encoded:
- the soul3 gene encoding heme-binding protein soul3, translating into MDRGGCQMSGGGGGGGNDAIDQHGMITLEDLESFSEEQLSDSGNGSLEEEGETMEAEDGSERLLRYWQEVARGHQVEVSPEMAEPIQQLSSDNQGRSQREHIPFTLLLRKEKCGEQLYEKRHYEKGHWACITMHEDTYEQSICYGFMKIMRYICQQNSLGDYLGMTLPIVTIVRTDENHSVISQDVTVAYYLPIEHQAQPPQPYDNEIVIEVWPAATVYTRAFTGPTNEVTIINQINTMAELLDSPAVCVNDSFIVAGYTNPAHSNRQNEIWFLERR